A region from the Desulfoglaeba alkanexedens ALDC genome encodes:
- a CDS encoding SIR2 family NAD-dependent protein deacylase, giving the protein MDCLKEVAERLSRSRNAVALTGAGISVESGIPDFRSPGGLWSRYDPLEYGHIASFRRNPGKVWRMILEMYRLVDAARPNPAHHALAQLEKRGILKAVVTQNVDSLHQMAGSERVIEFHGHGRTLRCETCGARYPRERASFDVMPPECGCGGVLRPDFVFFGEGIPPKAHHEAVAVTERADVFLVIGTSAAVAPASYLPMLAKSSGAYLVEINPEPTDLTCRLTDCHIAERAGVALPAVLEAMGIYAESRTL; this is encoded by the coding sequence ATGGATTGCCTGAAAGAAGTTGCTGAACGGCTTTCCCGCAGTCGAAACGCCGTCGCGTTGACGGGAGCGGGGATTTCGGTGGAAAGTGGAATCCCCGATTTCCGAAGCCCCGGTGGGCTGTGGTCCCGCTACGATCCCCTGGAATACGGCCACATCGCATCGTTCAGGCGCAATCCTGGAAAAGTCTGGCGGATGATTCTGGAGATGTACCGGCTGGTGGACGCCGCCCGCCCCAATCCCGCCCACCACGCACTGGCGCAGCTGGAGAAACGGGGGATCCTCAAGGCGGTGGTCACTCAGAACGTGGACAGCTTGCACCAGATGGCGGGAAGCGAAAGAGTGATCGAGTTTCACGGCCACGGGCGGACTCTTCGGTGCGAAACGTGCGGAGCGCGCTATCCGCGGGAAAGGGCATCCTTCGATGTCATGCCCCCGGAATGCGGCTGCGGCGGAGTACTCCGGCCCGACTTCGTTTTCTTCGGCGAGGGGATCCCTCCCAAGGCGCATCACGAGGCGGTGGCGGTGACGGAGCGCGCTGACGTCTTCTTGGTGATCGGGACATCCGCCGCCGTGGCACCGGCATCATATCTTCCCATGCTGGCCAAAAGTTCCGGGGCCTACCTGGTGGAAATCAATCCCGAACCGACGGATCTTACCTGTCGCTTGACCGATTGCCATATCGCCGAGAGGGCCGGAGTAGCGCTCCCGGCCGTCCTCGAAGCGATGGGAATATACGCGGAATCCCGAACCTTATAG